In the Pygocentrus nattereri isolate fPygNat1 chromosome 19, fPygNat1.pri, whole genome shotgun sequence genome, one interval contains:
- the LOC108427138 gene encoding zinc finger protein 16-like, whose product MPAAHLALEAQIWSVMESLAKAAVAEICKLIDSESVEMRLEIRRGQTEIESLKGKLRDLRKALRNNSFSTASPLIPPSLASEFGEHERETKADDLQEADCGDEEEDDKTGYTGLINNLQEDANHGSRNSLLSCESEQTQSVFPLSEKDAQFRQSQILNDSLTSGNKADCGGLGTAAVKVESDSQSVSVEECVFEGCQTDQRLCTNTQGQMMGDGNNQFGTTEDFYPQSQFSMQSHHSEEASHCKYDKLLRHLLEPRNGEGSPCRLKFKTEPEEEPITERANELAPCEVMDSDALPWPFLTTVNFETQGSSSKLQQTLYASHTDPQLFHLAGTSEILPSCSIKHSGEPQTKQAKARKIQERIQAKTFKQNSATWSTMLTKVKTMPKTNRHKPLPCSFCPKSFYNASDLKRHQRIHTGEKPFGCAVCGKRFALRGNLITHERAHSGSKPFTCQQCGKSFAHGSNLTAHQRVHTGEKPFCCSLCGKTFAWHYPFKRHMTLHGQNGPTQ is encoded by the exons ATGCCAGCTGCACATCTGGCTCTGGAGGCTCAGATTTGGTCGGTGATGGAGAGCCTGGCTAAAGCAGCCGTGGCTGAGATCTGTAAACTGATAGACTCCGAGTCTGTGGAGATGCGCTTAGAAATCCGCAGGGGCCAGACCGAGATCGAGTCACTGAAGGGGAAACTGCGGGACCTGAGGAAAGCTTTGAGAAATAATTCTTTCTCCACAGCTTCTCCACTCATTCCCCCCTCGCTCGCCAGTGAGTTTGGCGAGCATGAGAGAG AAACAAAAGCTGATGATCTCCAAGAGGCTGATTGTGGGgatgaagaggaagatgatAAGACTGGCTACACAGGATTGATTAACAACTTACAGGAGGATGCCAACCACGGAAGTCGAAATTCTCTTCTGAGCTGTGAGAGTGAACAGACACagagtgtttttccacttagtGAGAAAGATGCTCAGTTTAGACAGTCCCAGATTCTTAATGACTCACTGACCAGTGGAAATAAAGCAGATTGTGGAGGACTCGGCACTGCGGCTGTAAAAGTGGAGTCTGATAGTCAATCTGTGTCCGTAGAAGAGTGTGTTTTTGAGGGCTGCCAGACTGACCAGAGGctatgcacaaacacacaaggcCAAATGATGG GAGATGGCAACAACCAGTTTGGCACTACAGAAGATTTTTATCCCCAGTCTCAGTTCTCCATGCAGTCCCATCACTCCGAAGAGGCATCTCATTGCAAATATGATAAACTGTTAAGACATCTTCTGGAGCCGAGGAACGGGGAAGGGAGCCCTTGTAGGCTGAAGTTTAAGACTGAGCCAGAGGAGGAGCCTATAACAGAGAGGGCAAATGAATTGGCACCATGTGAGGTGATGGACAGTGATGCTCTACCATGGCCTTTTTTGACCACAGTGAACTTTGAGACACAAGGCAGTTCTTCTAAGCTACAGCAAACTTTATATGCTTCCCACACAGACCCCCAGCTGTTTCACCTTGCTGGGACCAGTGAGATATTACCCTCTTGTAGTATTAAGCATTCAGGTGAGCCCCAGACAAAACAGGCAAAAGCAAGAAAGATCCAAGAGCGAATTCAAGCTAAAACCTTCAAACAGAACTCAGCCACCTGGTCCACAATGCTGACAAAGGTGAAGACTATGCCAAAAACGAACAGACACAAGCCACTGCCTTGTTCTTTTTGTCCTAAAAGCTTCTACAATGCCTCTGATCTAAAAAGACatcagcgcatccacacaggtgAGAAGCCCTTCGGCTGTGCAGTGTGTGGAAAGCGCTTCGCTCTCCGAGGAAACCTCATCACCCATGAGAGAGCACACAGCGGCAGCAAGCCCTTTACTTGTCAACAATGTGGGAAAAGCTTTGCTCATGGCTCCAACCTGACCGCCCATCAACGTGTTCACACTGGAGAAAAGCCTTTCTGCTGCTCGCTGTGCGGGAAAACATTTGCTTGGCATTACCCTTTCAAAAGACACATGACTCTGCATGGTCAAAATGGCCCGACCCAGTGA